The Topomyia yanbarensis strain Yona2022 chromosome 3, ASM3024719v1, whole genome shotgun sequence nucleotide sequence TTTCTAGACctctattcaaaacgacatatctacaatgagtgactctctttgtttactttctcttctgttaataactcggtcgctttaacatttatccgtcaactctttgcataatatgctagtcaaaaccaccatctttcgatctgtactgtaaaataagtgaaaagtgctatagtgacgccataaaaatcgaaagagaaagtaaacaaagagagtcactcattgtagatatgtcgttttgaaaaaaacgctcaagattgatcctttttatattttttttacattgtttacaaaagaaatgtataggactcgctcaaactttgaaaaccgaGTTTCTTATGCCAATGAACTCAGCTCgaaaaattgggacaatgtataTGTGgttggtgttaagtcagaccggactaagtcgcaaaacatcaaaaatgagatagtaatagcactggataaagaattttttttagctaCTACATTCAACTTAAGCCAGATttgaattatggcaaaaattaatttcctatTATAACgaaaaggatgctgcgattcaaactttaaactcgttttccTCGAAATCAACacattgtcacttagtccggtctgacttaacatcaTCCGTGTGCATGTGTGcaatgcttatgcttatgctaaaATTCAAATCAGGGGCGgtgaaacactttacgcccgagtgggtagaaagcatagggtaaggggtccattagtaaggattttttctcttttcgcAATACatacgcttacattacattcacattaaatcacgtttgtttatgcaaatggaattgtggtacatcgatgttttcaaatgtgtgtagtgcgagatacatgcgttgcgcatctaaattttttgtaatggttcaaaatttcgagtgggtaattacccacccggttattttcgagtgggtagtactacccatactacccacgctttccgccggacCTGGTTCAAATAATCTACTGACGGCTACATCGAAGATTTATAAAATAGATTGTCTAGTAATCGACACCATGACCCAAAATCGATAAAGTTTCAAGTTTGTATATTTCACTagtttaataaatataagcaaagCCTCTTAATACAATTAacgtaaatatatttttattcgcGATTACCTAATCCGTCTCCACGATGCTGATTCTACCGGAATCGGCTGCTAGAATGTCCATGGCCCATAGAACCGCATCGTGAATTGTCGGGAAAACCTTGCAGTACTCGCGCTCATCCATCGAGACCAGTTTACACTTGAGCATCATTTCATACACGGGGCAGGATGCACCGGCCACTAGGACCTTAATGGACAATTTTTCGAACTCATTTATCAGAGACTTTAGCGAAGATATTGCCGACGGGTCAATGTCGCTGAGAGCGATGAAATCCAGTATCAGGTATCGTAAGCTTCGCTCCCTTTTGTAGTCACtgttgtttattgttttaatcTCTTTTGTGAGGTTCAGATTCAAAGCCTGGCACAGATTCGTTTTAAAGCTTGCTCTGGTTGCGAAATTTAGACTACCACAGTAATGAAAAATCTTGATTCCGGCGATTTCAACTgtctgaaaaataaaacaatattaccCTGCACGAAAAGCGGCCCAGCCAGACTTACTCCTTTGTACCGATTCACATCCAGATAGAGATCAGTTTGTGGCACATTTTGCAGCAGACAAGTATACGGTTTCATACCTCGGAAGAAAATGCAGCAGACACTCAATAAAATGCCAACCAGTAGACCCAAATCGATTGCGACCAACACGACGGTCAGGAAGGTGACCATCCACACAGCCGCATCCACACAGCTCAGCCGCCAAAAGGCAACAAACTGTGTCACCTGCATCAGTAATCCTTTCAGGGATACTACAATAATTCCGGCCAGAACACACCTCGGCAGCGGTTCAAAAAACGGTCCTATCCAGAGCAGAACCACCGCCAAAATGCCACAAGAAACAACCGATGCTACCTGTGTTTTGCCACCCACCGTGAACTGGATCATCGACCGGGAAAGCGAGGCGGAAAAGGGCATACAGGAGAAGAATGAACCGAACACATTGCTCGCTCCCATAGCCAACAGCTCCTGGTTGAAGTCAATCTCGTAGTTTTGTTTCTGCGCAAAGATCAGTCCCATCGAAACGGACACGGCGTATGCCACCATCGCGATTGTGAAACTGTCCAGCAGCAACGATCGAAGCAAGTCGAAATCCGGCAGGGCAGGCTCTGAAACGGGGATAATATCATCAGAAAACGGTCCCAAAATATTTCCGATTGCCGCCAATTAATTCTTTAACTCACCCGGAAATCCCGTCGGAATGTGTCCAATAGTCTTGATCGCATACTGATGGTTCAATGCTAAGTATCTTGACAGCAAAGTTCCGCTGATCACTGCCATGAGCTCGATCGGAATCGGAATCTTACTGCGCTTGGCAACCTTTGGCTACTCATCCGCACGTGTTCGCAGGTGCGCAGGTCATAGAACGAAACAAAAGGTTCCaaataattctaaaaaaattaacagatAGGATCGAATCGAAGTAAGCAAACGATCGGGACCTACGTAATAGCATAGCCTACTAAACATATGTTGATAGTGTGTGATAATGATCGTCTAACGGTTGCACGTGTTTCCAAACAAATAATTTAACTGTTTACGAGCACCTAGCAACTTACCTTTAGATATTCATTGTTTATCACCAGTAGCACTATGGTAACGGTTGATATCAGAATGGCCGCAAAGTTCGCACTGGTGATATCCGAGAAGATGGCGATGTACGTCTGAGACGACAGGAAAAGGATTAGACCGATTACACCGAACAACTCAGTGGTTGTTTACTTACATTGATAATCTTGAAGTTTCCACTGATGGGCGGCAAAGAGAGCCCGAGGAGGTCTTTAATCTGGGAAGATAGCACGTGGATGGCAGCACCTGTTGTAAAGCCCGACACCAGGGTGTCCGACAGCAGGAACGAAATGACACCCAGTCGGCAAACGTACATTATCAGCTGTTGTTTGATTGGGAGAGACGAACAGGAAAATAGCAAAGGATGAGAGACATAGAATGTTTAAGATTGAATTACGTAAgttgttttacatttttgtcTATGCTTGTTTGCATTGTAATCTATCATTATTTGTTTCCGAATACTGCGATTGACGTTGAGTGAGCTCACCAGTCAGAAACCTCTGGGAATATAATGGCAACGATAAGGTTTGCTTGTTTTTGCAGTGAGAAGAAGCTATCAAATGTTATCGAAGTTGGCAATATTTGTTTGGCCCTCACGGAACAACCCTCTAGAAGACGGAGCATTCCAATTGTTTTAGGGTACTTGTACCAAACTAACCGGAATGAACTGATGTAGAACGTGTTAGAGCTGACAGTTGATAATGTTCATGATCTTGGGAGCtgagtcacgattttcgtaatttctcatcacaTTACCGCGATGTTTTATTCATGGCTTTTTCTGGTAGAGTAGCGCGATCTTCGTTCATGTTTCCAGGGTCTTAATAACGCTTTTTGTAATGTACATGCATGTCATCGTGACATTTCAGTCTTAAACCTATTATCTAATTTAACACGTGGAGtgctaaaatttaatgtaaATTAGTTAAATTACTGGAagttcagaaacacaaatagttagCCTTAAATGGGCAACAACCTAtaaaaagtttgtttggccgtccgGTCGTTTTTGATGCGAGAATTCACAACTTTGAAAAGGTTATTCAAGCGTATATTTTTGCACGATGTAATCACGGTGTGTATAATAGAACAATATTATGACTAAAAATAAGCATCGCTGAATTGTTCATTATTGGATGAAAGAAACTTTTACCTTTAATTTGAAACTAATTCGAAAATAATCCACCGAGGGATTCAGAAcaaattttttccagttcaaaTCTAAATATCATGATATATGAAACATACTATATTGGACtgtcccaaaaaaatcgatgttcgaaaagtcatggtgctcaaccctataatgaaagataagaatattttaagcactttagtagaacaaatcaagtttctaaaaaatcatctatAGGTTCCGCAAATGcggttttcgtaattttttcaaagtccgtttattttttaaatatatttatatttttctgaGGACCTTCGAGAATAAATTCCATTTAAACGTTTttcataaaaagttcatcaaatcttttcacattttttaaatcgatCAATATCTCAACCTTAACTTGACCAGTGTAGGCATTTtgggtgtcaaataaaaaggattTCTCTCTatcttacaattttttttccatatgtGGAATTTATCATCTCATTCTAAGGTAGTTATTGAGACATTTATGGAATTGTGCATGATCAgcaactttttcgaataagaaGTGATAACTTTAATGATGCTATAACCAGTATAACATTCACGATTGATTAGATTTATTTACTAATGTTAATGTATGATAAGTCCAGTAATAAAACACTCAAATATAATAttaggaacgtgtccactggaaaacagacagagaaagaatgaccgcaCAGAGGGatcaaatcctggccaaaattatttgttgtTGCTATTGCTTTTaatatgccttaatatgaacaaaaaatagacaataacaagtttttggaataatttggcatctatccacctaccagcgcagaggtcaattttctatatcctctCGAATACTattatttggccctacagcatttcggtgtacctcaaattagtaaaaatttcaatattttcaaatcgcttggaatttgtggatcggacaatATCGGAGTTCTTATGTTTTTCGAATAGCTGGAATCTGGTTTTGTAATACTGATTCAGCAACATTGCCGAATctcgccgtataatgtaactttttatcatacaagtttggaataaaatgtttaaaaaacgtattttttaaagttaatgcaatgcacagcaacactaatattttcattagtttttagACGATATaacgaaatagaaaataaaaaaaaatattttggttattggccaggaatttgttctagttactcctctgtggacCGGTAAGCATGAAGAAACGAGGATCGATAGGTCAATTAGTAGGTATTGGAGGCtgtggcggtgatcacgatactgttgggaatatgtgatggcatcatcacagttcctcgatggcggagtggttaacgcatcCTACTAGAGAGattgcaggttcgattcctgcttgaggacatatcatTTCTCAGTGCTTCCAataaaaaaggtgaattttcccCGTTTCTTCATTCACACCATTCCGGTCATTTTTTCTCTGTCTGTGTGCCAGTGGCACGTTCccaaaaatccttgaaaaaacaaataACAAAGGCTCACGTCAAGACAAGGAATATATACTCAAATTGAAACCATTTTATATGTCATCGAatgcatatcgtcgctgttgtgctatcttatgacaagcgccatttagcacatttcgagaaaaacgattttcaaagtttgagattgaatatcttgaaacttagaaattgtacaaacaattcaaagaaggcaattgatgcttctatctattctgtattgatctctcaaatattacgaagatcggttgactatgttgcgagttttccctataaatgtaaacaaaagtcgcactcacacgtgtcataggtgtgtattgatgacaaaatttttatggcgtgtcatattcgcgcatgaaaaattttccatagaaaaaaaatcatcgatttttaacttttattcatatctttggcttcatttgatctataaacaatcgatgagatgcattttgaaggaaatgaatttgaatctagaaaaaatagttatttttggttacagtgttgccaaatatgctacatttctagtttaaaacttaaattgcatttttcttacaattcgtgcatttttgttttgaaaatgattatgccattgtgtttctcagatagttttacatataaaaacatcttttacatcaaaataatttgagccaatccctagacacattcatttgaagtaaaaaattaaaaaatatctcagcacgtttctcgctatatctcagtaaccaagcagattgtcaaaattctgtaaacgccactttgtagagatgtTTCAGATATGTAATGtgacatatctaactcagtttaccccaaaatggcgtttgtcataagatagcacaacagcgacgatatggcaTGATTGATTATTTTGGCCCTTTTTGTTTTTGGCGATAGTTAGCCGCCctcattgaattgaaaaaataaaaatgttcgcCGAGCCTCGGTGGATTATGTTCAAACAAGTCTTAAattaaaggtaaaaaggtatgcCATCGAATAGCGAAAGATTTAGCGATGCTTATTTTTTGTAATAAGGTCATTTTATATACACACCGTGAATTGTAATGAAAactgaaataattaaaaaagcGACGATATATCCACTCAGTGCACTATGGGTCACTATGGCGGTTTTTCggcacaaaaatcaataactcccaaaccgttaATTCTAGAGAAATAATGTCTGAGAGAatgtttttggaaattaaaatgGCTTTCTTTTGAAGTAAAACGTAACTAGGGTGGTCCTGCCGAACATTCTattcgaaaatttatttttgaaactaAATGGTATAggaaggtacttacttcagcaaagttgtagaaaaatgtttttagtaTCATTTTCTAACGCACCAAAATAATAGCCTAATCGTTTTCTTATTATTGTAATTAGTTTTCTCCTTTcttaaaaagtcagtttttaacctataactttttaaatatttatttttttttgcacttcTCAATGCGTATATTTCTGCTAAAGAATGTGAACCGAtatcattttttgttttctagTTACGGACAttctttgaaataaaaatgatcGTTTTCAACGGCTtataactcagaaggttgcaaaaagttGCAgctaaattattatttttgcgaaagtgcatcaaaaatactatgaaatatctcaaaatgaacttttccttttttgttcttcgtcaaatataaacaacaacacctCGAGTCgcgacagtttaattggtatcaatccCATTGATGATTACCGAATCGCAGTAGCCGATGGCTGCTTTAATGAACCCGTGTACTGCTTATGattgcaagtcagtcccatagaGGAAACCCCATAGAAAAAGGGACAATGAGTAGGGCAGttttttgtattattagtgCCGTTAAAATGGATAAAGGAGAATTGATCCATCTCTGGAAAGTGAcaaaaggtgaaaataaaaataaagtaaaagttGTGTTTGATGAACTAATGAGATCGTTTGATGTGGACGAATATAAAAAAACCTAtttcaatccacctagcggtgcaattgtgcctttctcaatcatgaatcacgagaatgtgtgcgttgttcatattcattaaaaacttttaaatgcatatattacattttattattatacatcacatgacaacatatacaggaaaataaatcattattcgaattctaaaattttgaaaaagaaaaaacagccacggtaatattgaactgaaaaaaaggtgcgaaatcggcagtcccaaaacgtcgatttttataaaaaaaaaaatttcgaaataacataaaatctcgacgtttcatgcattttaaagatgtttggcatcaaaaatacgaattcgatttctgaaatttcatggggtccccccattgaaaaaaaaaattgagttccggcttatatgggaatttcatatgtgaccggacgatttagtctatatttcgggacccatataagcgatccgtacgaaattttatggacatctgtggggatattatagctatcatttgggactaagtttatgaaaatcggcccaaccatttccgggaaactgatgtgagttcgtaaattttgaaagatgtccGCTTTTCCCGGCCACtttcggaaccgtctatggtggtcaatgtagtcgaatcggtctagccatcttcgagaaaccgatgtgactgttattctgaatttagatacttccgccggggcttccggaaccgatgatggtagccaatactacaaatcgaagcagttgtggtcatattttgaaaaaaatttcacctttatacattcattgcagaatttattaaaatcgacattttctgcgtgttcgtactcatcaccctgtaattccggaaccggaagtcggatccattagaaattcaatagcagcctatgggaacgttgcaccttttatttgagactaagtttgtcaaaatcggttcagccatctctgagaaaaatgagtgacatttttggtcatatacacacacatacacacacatacacacatacatacatacatacacacatacatacacacacagacatttaccgaactcgacgaactgaatcgaatggtatatgtcactcggccctccgggcctccgttaaaaaatcgcaatacctttctattgagaaaggcaaaaaggtgcaaaatcggcaaagtcccaaaaagtcgatctttataaaaaaaataattttcgagataacataaaatctcgacgtttcatgcattttaaagatgtttggcatcaaaaatacgaattcgatttctgaaatttcatgaggtcctccctttgaaaaaaaaattgagttccgacttatatgggaatttcatgtgaccggacggtttagtctatatttccggaaccatatgagcgatccgtacgaaattttatagacatctatggggataatatagctatcatttgggactaagtttgtgaaaatcggcccaaccatttccgggaaactgatgtgagttcgtaaattttgaaagatggccgcttttcccgggcacttccggaaccgtctatggtggtcaatgtagtcaacgaaaatttggttggccgtcggtgacctagagcAGCAaaattaagttgtttgagagacattttagcgaaatttttaccttttttgctttcatcggagtatcggtttgaatcacaatttgctatgtgatcgcacgccacaacctgtaactccggaaccggaagtcggatcgggatgaaattaaatagccatttacggggatacaatacctttcatttgaggtcaagtttagtcgaatcggtctagccatctccgagaaaccgatttgactgttattctgaatttaggtacttccgccggggcttccggaaccgaggatggtggccaatgtggccaaatagactttgaatggatgttagtgacctaatactacaaatcgaagcagttgtggtcatattttggaaaaattttcacctttatacattcattgcagaatttattaaattcgacattttctgcgtgttcgtacttatcaccctgtaattccggaaccggaagtcggatccattagaaattcaatagcagcctatgggaatgttgcacctttcatttgagactaagtttgtcaaaatcggttcagccatctctgagaaaaatgagtgacatttttggtcacatacacacacatacacacacacatacacacatacacacagacatttgccgaactcgacgaactgaatcgaatggtatatgtcactcggccctccgggcctccgttaaaaagtcggttttcagagcaattgcaatacctttctattgagaaaggcaaaaaggattTCGATCAAAATGCAAAAActgtaacaattaaaacatgcgaatattttgacaaattttggaaaaacagAATTCGAGTTGAGTTGACAGTGCTCGATAAAAACTTGATATATTTTGAAAAGTCGTTAACAGCTCCTTCGTTACTTATTCAAAGCATAATGAAGGGAAAACCTTAATTCATttgctttttaattttttttttacgttttaacgacattcaattagctagagattactgggtagggaaagttatgaaacttggagccatagtactcaagtgagagcaaggatgtgaagtaaacagatcggaaagctagaagtggcagggtcattagaacaggcttaatatcatgcgggcttaatttttgccttctgataatgagggtcgagcttaggcagaataactacgaatcacccgagttcactgtcatgtgtcctgataaaggtagacgtatctatctttaccgtgacaaccggtgatagcctcgaccctcattatcagaaggcaaaaattaagcccgcatgatattaagcctgttcattatcagaaggcaaaaattaagcccgcatgatattaagcctgttctaatgaccctgccacttctagctttccgatctgtttacttcacatccttgctctcacttgagtactatggctctaagtttcataactttccctacccagtaatctctagctaattgaatgtcgttaaaacgtaaaaaagaaaatttgactaacatagtcgaaataaaaaaggaaaaaaaattgctttttaaagaaaaaaattctacattttttgttgtttataTAATGTTCAAAATTATAGACCGTCCGAAAAAATAAGTGCATGAATTGTGCTTGTAAAGGAAACTTGCACGAATTCAGGCAGGAGAGTCTGAACACAACGAGCTTGTCCTTCCTGAATCCGTAAAAACTGCAGCAAAAGTAATTGAAAATATTAGTCTGTacaatattatttaaaaaatatatagaGAATTTCGAAAACATTCCCGAAATGTTGGAACAACTtcaaaatcattatcattatagattcataattttgacagtccTATAAtatgaaacagaaaattttaaaactagaacttgcagtccccagcagcagttttgaCGGATGTTCCACTCAGTTttaaattcatgtctcgccatccgttcagcgttactgcattcaaatttattttttccccagtctatcgggtctaagtgtctgtgctgaaaaatcggcatgtatttaaaacacagttctaagggcatgttcaggagcgttttattttgtataggagtttcaaaatagaactggaactgaaacattggcattcccagcagagcgttttgttttataagttcgaacagttttgttttaaaatttaaaactgttatacgatgccgttctatttgttgctgattttaaaacacgtttagaactgtgttttaaatacatgaagagtactcagcacagacacttagacccgatagactggggaaaaataaatttaaatgcagtagcgctgaaggcatggcgggacatgaattttaaattgaatagaacacccgctaaaactgctgctggggacagcaagttctagttttaaaattttcagttttgtattatagaactgtcaaaattatgcatctataactgaaacactcctgaacatgcccttacgtgttttaaaatcagcaacaaatagaatggcgtcgtataacagttttaaattttgaaacaaaactgttcgaaattataaaacaaaacgctctgctggggatgggaatgtttcagttccagttctacttcgaAACTcccatacaaaataaaacactcctgaacatgcccttaggaTTATTATTAgatcaaaatttaaacaattcatCCTACCCCCGATTAAGGTTAAGGATCTTAATCCGGATATATTCCCTCCTTATTATCAGGAATGCATTATCCGCATTCATATCAAATTTTTCAGTAAATATCGCGTCTATGTGTTTATTACATCAATCTAATCAACATATATCGGCTTCCTCATTATTCTAACACGGACAAATCCTTGCAAGAAAGTGACCTGCTTTAAGTACAACAAAACAAGCCGCCTTTGGCATATTTTTTGGAAGATAaacgacttaattttttcaaaatttttgaccACATACTTGAAAAgctcaaaaaatatttaaaaggtCGACTTTTTGTAAAGCATGCCCTTAAATGGTAATGTCTAGGCCCTTAAAACAGCCGTaagctgatgtaatttaatCATGAagttgatgtcaacatttttcgctgaagaacaaaaaaggaaaagttTATTTTGAGACATTTCATAATATTTTTGGTGCACTTTCGAAAAAGTGCAAATCTAGCTGCTACTTTTTGTAACCTTCGGTGTGTTTCGCCATtgaaaaacatcatttttattttaagaaacgatcgtaactcgataacgaaaagtgatatcgcttcacattcttcagtagaaatatgcgcaatgagaGGTGCTAAAATTGGTTCCTCTATGAACTAGATAGagtaactatttaaaaagttataggttgaaaacctactttttcagaaacacaatattggatgaagaccaccctaattatattttacttcaaaagaaatgcattttaatttccaaaaacatTCTTGCATGCATAATCTCTCTggaatgaacggtttgggagttattgatttttgtaccgaaaaaccgtGACCCATAGTGTAGGCGTCAGAAAAATCCAATTGAAAAACGCACTCTttataaaaaggaaaaaatgtcTCAATTATAGTCAGTAGAGTAGAGTgaggtcaagtaggtcagttttttttttttggagggAGCATGTGCGATGGTATTTATTGCACTGATTTGAACAAACAAGCACTCACTGGAAAGTTATCTGGCAACGCTTTGGCAATAATCATTTTATGCATGGCTTAATATTTTTCGAGTTCAATCATataaggcgaaggtactttttttcGATGCTTTTAAAATCTAGGGGgacgataggtcactatattcgaggttaaattaaacaatgtacacgtctggaaaatcagcggttcaacttttatttgaagagcattaatactgcagattatttgaaaatttataacacaactaATAAATGTaatccattgacgtcattcaggtaagaaaatgaggaagtggcaagtaatgtgaaaaatcatgaaaccgcggaaggaaatgttaaaaaaaactgcgtCTTGTTTTGTACTtgcaaatgacttcttcggtgtcttcgtcgtcgccagagtgtggaattgaagttgtgcaatTCGGCTCACGCGGAtgcttagctgtgcgacgaCCACGATTGCGCCTTGGAGCATTTTTAtggattccttttccttctctt carries:
- the LOC131691709 gene encoding solute carrier family 26 member 10-like, which codes for MSRGNDESGGGGCDGTQKGITNRGFYQDLEDNGIKQSKPFSGLPQFTVARPHYQQDVLNSEMNYSVPQSRVCQDILKSVRGVNAKSCAKSIFPIFSWLAEYSCKRDFVADLISGCTVAVMHIPQGMGYALLANVPPIMGIYMAFFPVLVYFILGTSRHNSMGTFAVVSIMVGKSVLAHSSAGADTIGEVVGNATQAADGTDGSHITRSPMVVAATVCFAVGIIQLIMYVCRLGVISFLLSDTLVSGFTTGAAIHVLSSQIKDLLGLSLPPISGNFKIINTYIAIFSDITSANFAAILISTVTIVLLVINNEYLKPKVAKRSKIPIPIELMAVISGTLLSRYLALNHQYAIKTIGHIPTGFPEPALPDFDLLRSLLLDSFTIAMVAYAVSVSMGLIFAQKQNYEIDFNQELLAMGASNVFGSFFSCMPFSASLSRSMIQFTVGGKTQVASVVSCGILAVVLLWIGPFFEPLPRCVLAGIIVVSLKGLLMQVTQFVAFWRLSCVDAAVWMVTFLTVVLVAIDLGLLVGILLSVCCIFFRGMKPYTCLLQNVPQTDLYLDVNRYKGTVEIAGIKIFHYCGSLNFATRASFKTNLCQALNLNLTKEIKTINNSDYKRERSLRYLILDFIALSDIDPSAISSLKSLINEFEKLSIKVLVAGASCPVYEMMLKCKLVSMDEREYCKVFPTIHDAVLWAMDILAADSGRISIVETD